From the genome of Lotus japonicus ecotype B-129 chromosome 6, LjGifu_v1.2, one region includes:
- the LOC130725287 gene encoding uncharacterized protein LOC130725287: MTQSALLEFHNSREISKKDYQWKLNARVISLWNVPEHMLPLSSSSMDLVLIDREGMKFEASICKSHPILPKIVEGCVYQISFFRIIDNIGPKRFTSTKYRLFFHACTKIYPVVNHKIPKNGWDFFHMDHIKYYGNTFGYLADVVGILSAASSEKLLIKDSRIYKSMDKSGMNKCFLVGDIVDTISEYLCSNWVTRPVVALLFVEVRKNNGVTQVHVVPYVTKILINPKFEEDSVLADRFDGMNSNLHVDFISSTDKKVDIHAELLELHPKKTIPELLLTKQKGIFVVHAGIVSMLKDSAFFYPSCRCFTELERGDDVYRCNRCFRVIEKFIHRYSFKLEVYDGVDSCVFLLKDHEAVQLIGISCEELMNSKENPLDREYPAELEDKIVGKELLFKIRAGFGITYNCQEIYEAKFAPPFTQLQDVHDSTKVEEKHVAKHKYTSSVAARFNMGMNSYVVVGQSSSTTVIHSSLKRKLEAEF, translated from the exons ATGACTCAGTCTGCTCTGTTAGAGTTTCATAACAGTCGTGAAATTTCAAAGAAGGACTATCAATGGAAGCTTAACGCTCGAGTCATATCATTGTGGAATGTTCCTGAACATATGTTGCCTTTATCTTCTTCATCAATGGACTTGGTTCTCATTGACAGAGAG GGAATGAAATTTGAAGCTTCTATTTGCAAGTCTCACCCTATTCTTCCTAAGATTGTGGAAGGTTGTGTGTACCAGATATCTTTTTTTAGGATCATTGACAACATTGGCCCTAAACGTTTCACAAGCACTAAGTACAGGCTCTTTTTCCATGCATGCACCAAAATTTATCCTGTTGTTAATCATAAGATTCCTAAGAATGGTTGGGATTTTTTCCACATGGATCATATCAAGTACTATGGGAATACATTTGGATACTTAGCAG ATGTTGTTGGTATTTTGAGTGCTGCTTCTTCTGAAAAACTTCTTATTAAGGATAGTAGGATATATAAGTCTATGGACAAAAG TGGCATGAACAAATGTTTCTTGGTTGGTGATATTGTTGACACTATTTCTGAGTATCTATGTTCCAATTGGGTTACCAGACCTGTTGTTGCACTTCTCTTTGTTGAAGTCAGGAAGAATAATG GTGTCACCCAAGTACATGTTGTTCCTTATGTAACTAAGATCCTAATCAATCCCAAGTTTGAGGAAGATTCGGTGCTTGCTGATCG ATTCGATGGGATGAACTCCAATTTACATGTTGACTTTATCTCAAGTACTGATAAGAAAGTGGATATTCATGCTGAGTTGCTTGAGTTGCATCCCAAGAAAACTATCCCTGAACTTCTCTTAACTAAACAG AAGGGTATATTTGTTGTTCATGCTGGCATTGTCAGTATGCTGAAAGATAGTGCATTTTTCTATCCATCATGTCGCTGTTTTACTGAACTTGAACGTGGTGATGATGTTTATAGATGTAATCGTTGCTTCCGTGTAATTGAAAAATTTATACACAG ATACTCCTTCAAACTGGAAGTATATGATGGTGTTGATAGTTGTGTCTTTCTACTCAAAGATCATGAGGCAGTGCAacttattggaatatcatgtgAAGAGCTGATGAATTCAAAGGAG AACCCACTAGATCGTGAGTATCCTGCTGAACTTGAGGATAAGATAGTAGGGAAGGAGTTATTGTTTAAAATTCGTGCTGGTTTTGGCATCACATACAATTGTCAAGAAATCTATGAG GCCAAGTTTGCTCCCCCATTCACACAATTACAAGATGTTCATGACAGTACAAAGGTTGAAGAAAAGCATGTTGCCAAGCACAAGTATACATCTTCTGTTGCTGCCAGGTTTAATATGGGAATGAATTCATATGTTGTTGTTGGTCAGAGTTCCTCCACTACTGTTATTCATTCCTCTTTGAAGAGGAAGCTTGAGgcagaattttga